In the Anomalospiza imberbis isolate Cuckoo-Finch-1a 21T00152 chromosome 3, ASM3175350v1, whole genome shotgun sequence genome, ACAGAACTCTGCTTGTGACCCCAGGAGTTACAGTCTGAATGCTGCTTCTCCACTTTGTCAAGAATTCACTGCTTCCTAAAGGACTGGCTGAAAGCTGGCTTCTTGTAACTTAAAAACTTGACTGTCATTCCTAAGACTCTTTTCCTATTATCACTTTGATCTTTTCTAGGTGAGAGCTTAAATCCTGCCTACTTCTAATTATCCCCAAGCACAAAAAAAGAACATTGTGTCCATGGGCTAAATCCAgtttctgaaaaacaaagttaTAGCAAAGAGAGAAGGGACACTAACAGGAAGGAGACTTTTTTCCCTCAGGGTGACTTCTGGTGTAGACCAGGCAGTTCTCACATGACAGCTTTCAAAGAATGAGGAAAACATGGGTGCAAGTTGTGAGGTAAGAATTCCTAAGTGGTGACTGTGACTGCCCACAGGTGGTTTGTGCAGCCTAGAATGAGTGTCACTGCTGGCAAACAACAGTATCAAAAACTTtggaaaaccaaaaaagccccaccaaacaaaaaaaacccaaacatccAAACGAATCTTCGCTGTCCTCACTAAAGCCTTATTTCCTTAGGAGCTGGAAGACTGGTTGTTGGTCCTCTTTGAGGCCCAGCTGAAGCTCTTTCTGCCTTCATGCTGTCCTGTGACACACACAGCAGAGCtaggctgcctggggctggcTCATGGATCAGTGCCCAGTGTTGGGACCATTCTGGGCAGGGAAACAGGAAGTAGATCATTACACCCAAACAAGTTCTGGCTTTTATGGTCCTTCTGCTCTGCCAGGTCATTAAATGCCTTACTGCCTTATGCTTTTCTCCATCAATGATAGGAGCTGTCACAGTGCTCAATTACCTTGTAAGATGCTTCCTGATTTTAATAGGAAACATGCTATATTTGATTTAAGCATCCTGGCAACCTAAGGGAGAAACTGAGGGGGTGGGATGGGCACACTCATCCATCGTCTGATGAATGAAATAGTTTCTATTTTAGATCTCAATTGACTAGAGGGGCTCCATGATAAGAAGTGTGTTTACACTGCACAACTTTTTATGAGCACAAATGCATATATTGTGATGGCCTAAAGCCCAGTCAAAAGCTTGgagctttatttttgtttcagtaaGTAGATTTTATCTAATCAGATAACTGCAGCAACACCAATTTTCACAATAGCAGTGGGCCTTTATCTGACCAGTCTAAGAACAAAAGCTTCCTGCTTTGCAATATATCTTTCAAGATCTTTTTATTACCTAAATAAATATTACAAATTCATTGTCAGTAGGCTTTCTgttagattaaaataaaaaggatgcTCTTTGAAGGtccttgtgggtttttttcctgagaaatttTACTAACCACCAAATACAAATAGTCCTTCACAGTCAGTGAATATCACCAGCCTCTGGGAAAGATAATCATAATTTTTTCCATGAGTGAGGAAAATATGAATGATACTAAAGCATCAGACAATGTATTTTGTTCTGCACTTTCTCCAAGAAGTAGGAATGATTCTCATTTCCCTACAGAATTTTGACCTGGGAATATAAAGTGAAGACTGCACAAGGGAGACTCCTTTGGATGGCTGGAAGGTGCCCAAGATCTGAAGAAGCAGATTGAGACATCTTTATCTATTCAGGTGAATTTTCATGGGGTTTAGACAGCAATTGCACAGCAACTTTTCCAGCACATTTTTGTTGGGGGTGTGGAAAGAGCAGCAACAAGTGCTTTCTAAATTTCCATAAGAGAGTTGCTGCTCAGCCATGAATAACAAAAAGAGACAGTGTGAGCCCTCCTTTTCAGCTTTACTCCAGGCCCCGCTTACTGACAGTTCCTCTGGATGTCCTCAGGCCAACACAGAGGTGCTGAGATACACAGGCACTGCTACAGCATCCACTCTCAGGTACTGCCAATTCCCATCCTCCTTTGCTGTGGTTTGAAACCAGGTTAGCAAAATCAGGTTTTAAAACATTGAGTACAATAGGGAAGATCAGTTCCAAAAGCCTTCCcacttttccccttccctttacTACTTACCCTTTCTGACATCAGTGCAGTAGAAGGAAACAGAATCTCACATGCTGGACGCTGGTTCTCTGAACTTCAGTACTCCCGTTTTCAATGATGAAAATTTTCAGTAATTGTCAGGACAAGAGGATATAGACTCAAGCTCCACcagggaggttcaggttggacatcagtAAGAATTTTTTCACTGACAGGTTGTCTAAACACTGAATGAGGCAGCCCAgtgaagtggtggagtcaccatccctggaagtgttcaagaaacagGTGGACCTGGCAATTATTGCTAAGGTTTAGTTGGcatggtggtgtttggtcaaatGTTGGACTCGGTGATCTTGgtggtcttttccaaccttaaagattctgtgactctatgattctatgaattgAGACTTTACACATCCCTTCATCTCCATGTCCCTTATGGATGATCTTCATTTTGGAGGAAGGATATTCTTCCAAAAAGGTTGTGCATGCTAATGTACAGTGGTGAAGTGTTGCATAAACTGCTACATGATGGGATTCTGATAAATTACAAATCTTTGTTGTCTTCATGAGAGCAGTAAGAGGCATTTCTCACTGCCAGCATCCCTCTGCTGCTCATGGATTCAGGGAAGAAGGTAATAACTTAGGCAGAAAGGGAACAAAGAGTTTACAAGTGAAATCTTGCTTGACACTAAACCAGAGCAAAGTTGGAGTGTAACAACTGTTAAAAGATTGTTAGATGGTTTTTTAGCTCACAAAAATGTGGAAAAGCAGGtcaatgtaaaagaaaaatctctaaaAATATTCCCCCATTTTCTTGTATTctcataataaaaataaaactacattttagaatttaaaaccaaaattttcTAATTCTTGCACTCTAAACATTCTGAGCTTTTTCTAGCTGTCTATTGTACACTTATCTGTTAAATATTgacttttaaagtattttctctttgtctctGCTTTTGATGATGCTGTGATTCTGCCCAAACTTTAAAAGCATCCATCTAACCTGGGATGAAAATGTAAATGTCTGAAacataaatgtaatttaaaactaTTTGTGCTAAACACCTTATATCAAGGTGTCAAGAAGAAGCGGTATAATAGTTATCAAATATTAAAAGGGTAATTTggtgttttcttgttttcatgGTTCCAGTAAAGTGAAAAGTGAAAAAGTAAACAAGATCTTGAATGACCTGCTGTATGTTTAGCTGTGTCTTTTTCTTAATAACCTACAATATTTTGTAGTCACAACAAACATTATATAGTTTGCTGCCTATAAAGTCCCCTTTAAAAGTGCATGCTAAGTCAAAAAAAGAGGTTAGTAGGTGCAATTATTTTTTAGTACTTGGAATTATTTTCTATAGAAGAAGTTAAAattttttcattgttatttTAAAGTGCAGTATACAGACAACCTCTTTAGAGCTAATAAATTGCTCTGTTAGTTACTATGCTCaataaaaaagaattttgaTGCTCGTTGCCTGCAATTTGATTTCCTTTGCAGCACATTCTAAATTCCTTAGTGAGACAAAACATGAATGAAGTTTGAATGCCAGGACTTCAGACATCAACTCTTATCATAGATCCCTAATCTCTTTTACTTTCAATGATCAGAGCTTGTCTCAAGCACATGAGATTGTCTTAAAAATGACAAGATCACTATTTTAAGTTGCAAGCTATGTGGGTTTCCCACTTAGTGTTTGAGCCTCGAGGGTGAAAATTCACAGCCTTGTTCCAGCAGTCAAAGCTGCTACAAGTGAAGGTTTTAATATAATCAGGTGACTTGGAGAACATCACCAAAAATATTTGATACAGTGGGATCATGTCAGTTATGGGACTGGATTGTACTGTAGTATCCTTGTACTTTCTATGGAGCAGATAGTCTCTAAAAATTGGCTAGatctttcctttgttttttgcGGTGGGAATGTTGTAGTGACTTCTACTGACATACTTTGATTTCCCAGGAATCCCATTGTATGGCAGCAATaagcataattttaatttaatttaatagtGCAGTATTCTGGATGGAGTTTTGTACTTGTCCTTTAAAGAGAGAGGTGTGCTCAAATCAGAGCAGTAATCATTCAAAGCCCCACTGTTTTACACTCTGAAGGAGATCTACTTTGCAGACATAAGATGGGGGTTTGTTTCCACAAGAATTCACGTTTACCAATATTTAAGCAGATTGTGCTGGAGGACACAAAAAATCACCCATTGAGTCATCATTTCATTTCAATAAATGCTTGGCTAAAAGCAGAGGCAGATGGTTGCAATCTTAGTTAGAAGGTTAggagttttttttaaaactacaCTACACAAGCAACCACTTCAGGGCCAATAATTTGCTCTGTTCTTTACCATGCTCAATAAAAAAGACCTTCCTTGCTCTGAAGAGGTTTTTGTCTCAGATAAAAAGGGTGACAGGCAGACAGAGGGCATAATGCAAGAAAAATAGAGTTTGGGAATAAATGGATTCATCGGTAAGCTGCATAAATTGTGCTATGCACCTTTTTGTATAATTTAGGAATTTACAGTTTGGGAAATGTAGTTTTTCATAAAACATTAAATCTTGCAGCACAGTTTCAGgctactgcttttttttttgttttgttttgttccatCACTGTTAGTCTTGCTCCTGCCTATACTTTCTAAACTATTTTACACCAATTTCCAAAACAATTTCACACTGTCAGGTTAATCTGAGGCTCGAGGAGCCCCAAAAGAGGTTCCCCTTCTTAAGAACTCATGGCTTTTAGGCACCTCTGTGTGGTAACAATCTGAATTCCAAACAGGTGACAAGGAGAGCACTCAGGGAAACAGCAGAATTTGCCTGCTCTGTTGAGATGACTACATGGCTGCACTTTACTTGAACAATCCAAAGTGTTTTAGCCTTTTTGGAAAAACTAATTAAGGAGTTAAGCTAATACACTAGCACTACCAGTTCCATGGTGCAGATTAAATAGCTAGGCCAAGATTTTTACTCTTACCTGGTGGGGTTTTAAGGAACATAAAGGAGAGTTACTTTTTAGGTTGTAGGAGGTCCTCACATCTTTTTGGGATGCATGTTCACCAAACAGCCTATCAGGTGATGCTTGTTAGACTTCAGAGAAAGGATAAATCCCAAATCACAAGACATTTTTAGGGTGACATTAGTCCTCTGTTCTACAGCTGTTAAAATGTGCTCTGAAACTCACTGCAAAGACAGCCAACTGCAGAACTAATTCTCACTGTTGTCACTTTTTTTCACATAGGTTCATGATGTTGTGCCATCAGGTCCTCCTTGTCTTTGGGCTGTCGCTAGCTAGTGGTGTGTGTGCATCTAGAAGGTGCTACTCAGAAGCCCAGGTCTCCATGTATTTTTTCTGCAGCCTCACAGATGTTCCACCTGTGCCAAAGGATACAGTGAAGCTTTTCCTGACTTATAACTATATCAGACGAGTGACTTCGTTTCCAGTGCTGGAGCACTTGTGGCTGTTGGAAATCGGAACCCAGTTAGTCCATCCCGTTACCATAGGAAAAGGAGCGTTCCGGAACCTGCCAAACCTTTGTATCTTAGACTTGGGAGGCAATAAGATTCTTCAACTGGATCTTGATGCTTTTGTGGGCTTGCCAAACCTGACTGTCCTCCGTCTGTTTCACAACTACCTTGGAGATTCCATCCTGGAAGAATGTTACTTTCAAGATTTGAGGTCATTGGAAGAATTGGATCTTTCAATGAATGAAATCACAAAACTTCATCCCCATCCCTTATTTTATAACCTAACAGCCTTGAAAAGTGTGAACCTGAAACTCAACAAGATATCCAACTTCTGTCAAACCAATCTTAccagcttccaaggaaaacactttttattttttaacctcGGTTCTAATCATCTGCACAAGACAGAAGATGTGGCCTGGGCCAATTGCCCCAATCCTTtcaaaaatattacatttaGCTCACTAGACCTTAGTGACAGTGGCTGGAGCACAGAGAGAGTCCAGTATTTCTGCACAGCCATTGAAGGGACTCAAATAAGTTCTTTAATATTTAGCACTACTATAATGGGTTCAGGATTTGGCtttaataactttaaaaatccAGATGATTCTACTTTTGCAGGACTAGGAAGAAGTAATCTTAGGTTCTTCGATATTTCACAGGGTTACATTTTTTCTCTCAATTCTTTAGTCTTTCAAAGTCTTGGCAATATGGAATCACTGAACCTTTTCAAAAACAAGATAAATCAAATCCAAAGGGAAGCATTTTTTGGCTTGGGCAACCTAAAAATTCTCAATCTCTCAAGTAACCTTTTGGGTGAGTTGTATGATTATACTTTTGAGGGTCTACATAGTGTAATGTATATTGATTTACAGCAAAATCATATTGGGGTGATTGGTGGCAATTCATTCAGGAATTTAgtaaatctgaaaataattgATCTCCGAGACAATGCTATTAAAAGACTCCCTTCCTTTCCACATCTGACCTCTGCCTTTTTAGGTGACAATAAGTTAATGTCTGTAGATGACATAGCAATAACTGCAACACACCTTGAATTAGAAAGAAATCGGTTGGCAAACCTAGGTGACCTGTATGTTCTTTTCCAAATTCCAGATCTGCAATATATCTTCTTAAAACAGAACCAGTTCTCTTACTGTGAGAAGAGTACTAATGTTATAGAAAACAATCAGTTAGTATATATGGATCTAGGTGAAAATATGTTACAGTTGGTGTGGGAGAGAGATTTATGTTTGGATGTGTTTGAAGCATTGCCCAAACTTCAAGTTCTACATCTGAATAACAACTACATTAGTGCTCTTCCACAGGAGATTTTCAGAGGTCTAACATCTCTTAAAATACTTAACCTGGCTTCCAACCTGTTGTCTCATCTTTCTCCCAGGCTTTTCCCACAAAGCCTAACAAACCTAAACTTATCTGGAAACCAGCTGTTTTCCCCTGAGCCTGAAGTCTTTATGACCTTGAGTATTCTGGATATAACACACAATAATTATGTCTGTGATTGTGCTTTAAAGAGCCTGGTAGTGTGGCTGAATGAAACCAATGTAACCCTGGCTGGCTCCCAGTCTGACAGGTACTGTGTGTACCCCACTCCCTTTGAAGGGGTACCCCTGTCACATATGATATACAATGGCTGTGATGAAGATGAACTCCAGCAGACACTCAGATTCTCACTATTCATCTTCTTCTCGGTCATTCTTCTCGTGTTTCTGGTGGCAGTCATCATTTTTACTCGCTGCCGGGGGATTTGTTTCATCTGGTATAAAACCACCACAAAAAGACTGATAGACAACCAACCACAAGCAGCAGATAAAAGTGAATACAAATATGATGCATATCTGTGCTACAGCAAAAATGACTTTGAATGGGTCCAGAATTCTTTGCTAAAACACCTGGATTCACAGTATTTTGATAAAAACAGATTTACCTTGTGCTTTGAGGAAAGAGATTTCTTGCCCGGGGAAGAACATATCAACAATATTCGTGATGCCATTtggaacagcaggaaaacaatTTGCATTGTGACCAGGCATTTTCTCAAAGATGGGTGGTGTGTGGAAGCCTTTAATTTTGCCCAGAGCAGGTACTTCTGCGATCTGAAGGATGTCCTCATTATGGTAGTGGTTGGGTCACTTTCTCAGTATCAACTtaagaaacacaaaccaattcAAAACTTCTTACAAAGAAGTCAGTACTTGCGGTGGCCTGAAGATTATCAAGATGTAGACTGGTTTTTAGACAACCTTTCTTGCCaaattctgaaggaaaaaaaagtgcaaagGAAAACCAGTGGTATAGAGCTTCAGCCTATAGCAACTGTCTCACATTGACTATGTGAGTTCCTGGCAAATATCCCATTTCCAACTGTACCATAGCAGGAATAAACAGATGATGGCTTCATCTTTCCTTGAAAAGACATGCAGAATGGTTACTGTTTCAGTATAAATCCTTCAGAACACAGAGACAAAGCAACCAGCAGATTTATGAAAGTGTAAATGGACTACAAGATGCATTTTCAGAAGAATTGAATAAATCACAGATGCTTCACATTTTGGATGCATCTTCAGGCACTTTAGTCCTGATTTTTGGAGTACTGCTTAATGGTCTGTTTAAGCTAGAGAAGCAtgcttgtggctttttttttcaaagaaaacccATGGTACTGTCCAGGAGTGACCAAAAGTGCTCTCAGGCACTGCCAAGCCTGATCATTGTGCTTCCTGGACTACTTAATTCTGTGCTTGCTGCACTGTTAACTTTTCATGCTCTGTTTCACATAGTTTTGCACCTTTATGCTTTATATTGGTGTAACACAgatttaatttgtttgttttcttctcagttAACCTCAGCTGAAAC is a window encoding:
- the TLR5 gene encoding toll-like receptor 5 encodes the protein MMLCHQVLLVFGLSLASGVCASRRCYSEAQVSMYFFCSLTDVPPVPKDTVKLFLTYNYIRRVTSFPVLEHLWLLEIGTQLVHPVTIGKGAFRNLPNLCILDLGGNKILQLDLDAFVGLPNLTVLRLFHNYLGDSILEECYFQDLRSLEELDLSMNEITKLHPHPLFYNLTALKSVNLKLNKISNFCQTNLTSFQGKHFLFFNLGSNHLHKTEDVAWANCPNPFKNITFSSLDLSDSGWSTERVQYFCTAIEGTQISSLIFSTTIMGSGFGFNNFKNPDDSTFAGLGRSNLRFFDISQGYIFSLNSLVFQSLGNMESLNLFKNKINQIQREAFFGLGNLKILNLSSNLLGELYDYTFEGLHSVMYIDLQQNHIGVIGGNSFRNLVNLKIIDLRDNAIKRLPSFPHLTSAFLGDNKLMSVDDIAITATHLELERNRLANLGDLYVLFQIPDLQYIFLKQNQFSYCEKSTNVIENNQLVYMDLGENMLQLVWERDLCLDVFEALPKLQVLHLNNNYISALPQEIFRGLTSLKILNLASNLLSHLSPRLFPQSLTNLNLSGNQLFSPEPEVFMTLSILDITHNNYVCDCALKSLVVWLNETNVTLAGSQSDRYCVYPTPFEGVPLSHMIYNGCDEDELQQTLRFSLFIFFSVILLVFLVAVIIFTRCRGICFIWYKTTTKRLIDNQPQAADKSEYKYDAYLCYSKNDFEWVQNSLLKHLDSQYFDKNRFTLCFEERDFLPGEEHINNIRDAIWNSRKTICIVTRHFLKDGWCVEAFNFAQSRYFCDLKDVLIMVVVGSLSQYQLKKHKPIQNFLQRSQYLRWPEDYQDVDWFLDNLSCQILKEKKVQRKTSGIELQPIATVSH